Genomic window (Lycium barbarum isolate Lr01 chromosome 2, ASM1917538v2, whole genome shotgun sequence):
CAAAATATAGACCgctaggatttcattgatggaaTGCAAAGGACTTCGAGGGTTATGCATGTTGACGCTATTGAGTCAGCAGAGTTGGCTTCTTAaggcttcgtgatattgcagtacagtggtatcagagatGGGAGCTATCTATAGGAGAGAATGCTCCTCCAGCTATTTAGTGAGAGTttttagatgcttttattcgccactaTTTACCACCAGAAGTCTGACGGGCCCGAGGAGATAGGTTCTTATGTATTGAGCAGGGTAGCATGAGTGTTCAAGAGTACTGTGTACattttgattcattggctaggtatgccctgGCTATAGTGGCTGAGATGAGGGACTGAGTTCACCGTTTcatggctggtctagggccacatttgattgatgagtgtaCGACAGCCGCGTTACTGTCGGGTATGGACATTTTTCGCATATGGGTGTATGCACAGAACCTGGAGGACTGTAAGCATCAGCGCAACGCAGAGCGTGAGCGTGGccgaggccatggtaagagggctagatctttagatgtTGCTGGTGAGTTTAGGGGAGGTTAGAGGTAACAATATTCTAGATATCCAGCTTATCTTATGGCTAGTGCGTCTCCACAGTTTCGAGGACCTCATTATGATAGAGGTACTTATCTGGACATGGACAGGATTCTCGTACTACAGGTTTACAGCAGCAAAGGGAATTAAGACAAGAGATGCTATCTCCCCTGCGGTGTCCTATTTGTGGTAAGAACCACTCAGGACCGTGTCGTCGGGATACATGTTATACTTGTGGAGATCCTGGACATTTTTCTAGGGAGTGTCCGATGAGGGTTGGAGATAATATGACGTACATAGAGAGATCAGTTTCCGTATCATCACCTTCGGTGCGTGTTCCAGGGCGAGAACTTCAAACATTTTctagtcgtggtagaggtaggggtGGAGTATCTAGCTCCGGTAGTGGTCTGAatcgtatctatgctttagcagGAAGGCCAGATCCAGATTCACCACCCAGCGTAGCCACAGGTACATTGCCCTTTTAggttctgatgtatatatatatatattggttaaATTGGATGCTAAATTATTTTTAATGACTATAAGTTTGGTACGAAGGCCGAGTTACTAAATGAAATCTTAGAGGTAGTTACCCCTATATATGACTTCGTAATAGTTGAAAAGATATATAAAGATTATGAGAAAGAGTGTGGTGACCCAGTGGACCCATAGGAACAAAGAGCGTCCAGGGAACGATTGAAGATGCCAAATAGAATATTACTATTCCCAAGTACGTCAGATGTTAGTAGTAGTGCCAATTGATCGCTTAAGGCCCCGTTATAGTTTTATGATGTGGCTCTGTGTTTGGAgtgttatgacaggatggtagtggtacaattacatgggaaactctggcaaaatatttGTAGAAATCCCTAAGttcttaacattcggggacgaatgttcctaagggaggaGGAAAGTTACATCTCGAAAAAAAATTGCGTCGTTTGTGTTGTGAGTAAaataacgtaagctcggagatgccatggaacccttataaggttaatgattACTCTTAACAAGTTTTAAGCAAGTATCTAAAGGCTccggaccaagcaaatcgaagaaaataagttgtcaacaatttggaaaaattggtagaattttggacagaatttttggtccaatttagaggggcatatctcctagtatattaggagttttatggtgtttcaaaatcctaaaatgaatttcgtcgagtctagtttcgaaCGCAACAAAGTGCtcatcaatacgacatcggagtagagaattatggacattacaagttaggctgacagagcagaaacgcatgcTATAGTAACCGAGCTGCTACAGTAGCCGCGCTGCTACAGTGCCCGAACCGACTCtaaaaccttataaaaggggttttaccccttatttttCATCAAAAACACCCCTAAATATATCCCAAACGCTCTAGAAAAATCTCCCAACATCCCCCATAGAATTTTagcgcaaattaagtgaaatctccgGATTTAGGTCCGAACAacatatagttgtgattataatatcgtattgcggcgatacttggcttggattcaaggtgaatattgaggagatTGTGGTTCTAGTGGAAGTGAGGTATGAATATTCCCTTATaaatattgatttaagcttacttacggaggaaaagttattaaatgatcatataatgaatttatgggttgagaaattagatagaacatcatgtgggatgtttatgaaatatattggtattgataatattgttgctaatgttggtattgttgttgttcttattggtTGTTGGAttttgatttcgggctaggcatataaacaggggagatgctacccgaattttggcaaattctaaaaggattttaattaaaggcttgagacaagcatgtgacgataagcctaacaatagtgtgaattctcttgaatgtagatttatgagctcggGAGAATAAACATAAGTTGTAGgatatcctttctttcattttggcatgatctatgacaagtgcgaagCGTAATGATATCCAAAATGAATCCACttctagatgtaggatatcctgagttccaTGACTttttaagcccgaaggggcattcatAAGTTGTACGAATTTATAGcgatgtctaattcccgaaggggaaaTTCATAAAgcttctttattcatatgcatttcacaCTTCATTTTTACGTCTCAAAGGAGACGAAAAaagggggggggtggggggaagaagttcccgttttgaactaaagtgttacaccttagaaatttccgtatgtgttgccttgtggataggctaatgtgagcttatggtggttatgaaatccctacgaggttaagcgaaggattaaatagcttgaggttcatacaataagattttgaagttctatgaatatgtgaagtttagtttgttgaagagagcgaaacgtaagtcgtgttcggaaagattccgctatgattgagctaatgtttatgtggtgatgttttaaagggctgATATAGATCCTATTGTATGGCTAATGAAGTATTAtagaagtgttaagaaggttccataaggattggagatcgaacgaaacgacggaaaccatttcagagaaatggagttatacgaccacttatacggtccgtataactttatacggtccgtataaggtgtccatataactcccagcagggattTGATTTGCTGGttcgtgaaccacgaccacttatacgcaccgtacaatactatacggaccgtataagtgtccgtggaagtcccgacgggctgattttcaatgtttgtataaatagatgccttgggttcttttacttcatttttcatattctacaagtgttgagagctcaaaaatccttctctaaacatattccactcaagtccaagagaacacaaagatcaacgactagaatcaagtgtttatgtgttagaaagcctCCAAGGGTTAGTGGACCATAAGAAATTCcgttggaggagaactagggtttggttcaagtgaagtgtttccacccaagattcattcccacaccatctaaggtaagttttatggtatttctatgttgtttaaggtgtttcaaagttgaaacacttggattgtaaaaggatatagaaaatgggtcttgaatgtgagaatagtgatgtttgtgagtagtagtttgggttgagtaatgattcttgatatactatgattataatcatgttatgtatgccattaagaacatgggatagacgttATAGATGAGTGgatataatagtgtgctatgactattgtcacaccctaaccttactagggtgtgatgggcacccgacctcatatccggagccgagcgaacccacagactcttattacatacatcaTCCTTtcggacctttaaatcaaataaagatgaaatgcattgtaaatttttcagaaatattctttttcgttactttcaaaacaaacaaaatttgtgatcatatagagcttatatcataatacaaaggacacatcggctgatggagccgcttactgaactgacaaccaatacccacaactctgtctgcaaagtctctaacatcaatcagaaatcgtagcacatataccctgactcggcaacactccaggagcaaatggagcttgccatctttgctggaacatcttctataaaagcttcaactcatctgggtcatgaaacacagcccccgaagaagagggggtcagtacggaatatgtactgagtatgtaaggcataaaatacagaAAACCGAACCAcaatcgaaacagacagtacaaacaataagtacgTTATCCGAAATACTAAAACGCTTATTTTACaaacacaaatcgtgtatgccgatggcatatgtcagaaaaagtgcagaTCCCAAATACCAGAATGTTTggcttccagacacagatcatatatgtcGAAGTCCGACGTCAGAAGGACTACAGAATGTACAGAATTTCCAGaaggcttactttccaaacacagatcatgcatgtcagaatcatatatcgtatatgcgtatgacagatcccggccctttagtgagggacgcggtgaacagaatcatgtatgcggacatcatatatcatatacacatatgacagatcccggccctttaatgagggacgcggtggacagagtcatatatcatgtatgcttataacagaacccggccctttaatgagggacgcggtgaatcggaatcatgcatgtcaaatcatatatcatatatgcataacgtgtcccggccctctagtgagggactcggtggatcatatatcatgtatacatataacgtctcccggccctctagtgcgggtctcggtgaatagagttatcatatgccatcctggccgccatccccgtatcatcacatcatcatatacatattcatataacgtgtcccggcccgcctatgagggactcggtgaacaatgcaatggagtgcgcatgagaacatgtcctggcccgggactcagtgaaagatacagaggaatgcgcacgataacgtgtcctggcccgggactcagtgatagatacattgaggcgtgcacgagcagagtagtgagaaaccatatgcatacaaatcaagactcgatggatatgtacACATACttacatctgaaggctcagaaacaagtttcgggtcaatcggatttagtataagaaagttacgagtgtttgaagtacagaacgctctagaggcgtttcagaagccattttcggaaaatcaagccataatcatgtcaagtactttTCGGAcctcgttatggatcaaatcaaatggagccttcgAGACCATGTATACCAAGCAaattatatcaaagactcgatagaatagtcgaacgaactatcatttgaaaatcaagacatttgtcataccaaatatctttcgaatggcactcggaacatatcaaacatcataagcacatcaagagccatagggatcatagtcatatatcaaaccgatccgagaccatataccaaagttagggacattgatacttacagaattcttttaggaacagaaactcttctaacgtttcagaagctttcttttagagaatcaaaacaatagtcatatcatgagctttccgaatctcattatggatcaaatcagataggtcttttggaaccatacatacatatcaaaacatagcaGACTGTTTTCAAAAGACGAGCACATTAATTCTTACATAATTCTTTTTAGAACATATCAAAAGTGgatacgaatcataaacaagctcggaatcactgaatagagtaaccccaatgtgcatatcaatatcataccttacttggctctaggatatgccaaagaaagaaagggtaagccttacatacctgtcccacgaccaactagctacgcttatttgtccaacttgctaatctacattcaagagaattgacgtaatcattagattcatcgacatatactcgtcttagtctttccaatgaattcatttatattctaccaaaatttcggcagcatttccccggtaaatacaccatccccgagattctaactcggccaattttatcaacaacaatccgagaattcaactcggccacattatcaataacaataccaacaatcatactaacaactttaataatcaatccaaaatatattctaacattaacaactcttgtcacataattcaacggcatttcatttgtatccaattccatcacatatagtcaagccaacatcaatgcttacacattcaaatacttgcccaagaccttacaaacacaatccaagaatacttcaaacaagtcatacaatatttaaaacaatctagccaatatgccacttcacccaaaaccttccaaatgcaacaagaaccataacaatacacttccttctttcaaattcaattagaacaacccaacttacaatcttccaaacacatgtctcctttccaaatttatgaattatgtcaacaactcatacattaacaaatttattcttacaaatataagaaaccacactaatgtcacactaacttcttcaataatgcacaaacaatttcaaattcatttcaagccaccaaaccttcattttacatcatggaatccacaacacaacaatcaaactactaaataaaattaattcatcacttttctaccacaccacttccattcggccaacacccctatacttacatattccatgaatttcattcattcctcattctacaacatatacaaagcaaccataatatatgaaaagaggattgaacacatacctttcttcaCTTATCCCTTCTTGTTCGGCTAGGTTCACCACTTGCACAATAAATGCtcttattgctccaacaacccttccatgttaattagggccttccatttagtggaaatactagaagaaaataatttttcttgatcaatttccatggggtcattttttggagctatggccgaatggcctcttcattttttttcctccatgtttcttgaactttcttgaattagAAAAGATGACTAACaagtcttgctatgtaagcatgcccatatatataattatatagcCCATAaaagggtgggacccacacatatacacatacacacaccacacggccaaatggcctttttcaagaattttcttgaatgttgtgtttgtgaaattcccattttgcccttagccttccacaatatttccatgaacctctttgcgaatttccctttttacccttggcctttctcaatatttccatactaataatattcataaataatattcataacaacttgtacattaaaataatttttgaaaatggtcttgccctcaacattccacgactacctcgaaatatccgaacgtacaaggtacgggctataacatcctcccccccccccccctttagaacattcgtcctcgaatgttcaactgatcttatggagtcttataatactttgggagggttctttttatagttgtcctttttcttCCTGCCCATTCTTTATTtctcaccctatttcctttatagtCGAACTTCTTAGTCTTTGCATGAGTCcttattccgtgtcatgggttttctaattcgCTGTGCCCACTCATGATCCTTGTGCTCACTAGATtatctcttttatgttatttCTTTGTTACCACACTTTAATAGAAACcctgtctttggtacgcaatcttcgcTTAACGATCCATATGGCCACAgactgttccttgctctcatttgatCTAC
Coding sequences:
- the LOC132628510 gene encoding uncharacterized protein LOC132628510, which gives rise to MAGLGPHLIDECTTAALLSGMDIFRIWVYAQNLEDCKHQRNAERERGRGHGKRARSLDVAGLQQQRELRQEMLSPLRCPICGKNHSGPCRRDTCYTCGDPGHFSRECPMRVGDNMTYIERSVSVSSPSVRVPGRELQTFSSRGRGRGGVSSSGSGLNRIYALAGRPDPDSPPSVATGTLPF